The genomic region TTTGTTTCGTGAGGAAAATGGTCGATTGCTTACCAATGTGGGGGTGGGGACGAATTATTTCAAGCGCGCCAGATCAAGCTCGCCATGCGGCCGCATACGCCGTCGCGGCGGTAGGAATAGAATCGCTGCCGGTCGCCGTGAGTGCAGAAGCGGCCGCCGTAGACGGCTTCGACGCCGTGGGATTGAAGGATCAGACGCGCCAGCAGGTAGAGATCGGCGAGGTATGTGATGCTCCGCCTTCCCAGGTTCCGATTTGTCTCTCCGGCGGGTCGGAAGGCGGCGGCGAAATCGGGATTGCGGTTGAGGAAGGCGTCTTTGACTTCCGCGCCCACCTCGAACGCCTCGGGGCCGATGGCCGGTCCGAGCCAGGCCATGGGAGGATGCCGCCACGGCGGGACGGCGAGGGCGTTGTCGACGATGCCGGCCAGGAGGCCGCGCCAGCCGGCGTGCACCGCGGCGCAGGCAGTGCCGTCGGTGAGCAGGATCGGCAGGCAGTCGGCGGTCAGAACGGCCAGGACGAGGTTCGGGCGGGAGGTGAATGCGGCATCGGCGGCGGGGGATAGAGTGTCGGGAGAGAGCCGCTCGGGAGACGCCGTCAACTTTCCCCCAACTGTCCCCTCTCCCCCATTGGGGGAGAGGGTTGGGGAGAGGGGGATACAAATATCCTCGGCCTTATCTCCTTCTTCCCGATCGACTCGGATAACCCGGTTCCCATGGACTTGCCTGAGCCAAACCGGTTCCGAGGGGAGGGCGAGCCGTTCCCGCAGAATCTGCCGGTTGCGGGCCACGCAATCGGGATCGTCGCCTACATGGTCGGCCAAGTTCCAGGAGGCGTAAGGGCCGCGGCTGATCCCGCCGGTGCGGAGGGTGACCGCGGCCCGGATCGAATCCGGGGCGGGCCAGTCGGCAGCGATGAAATTCATCCCGAGCGGGTGCGAATGACCTTGATCACCGCCAGCAGGATCAATACCCCCGCCACGATGCCTGCCATCAGAGGCAGATGGGCGATAAAGGCGTGGTAGATCCGATCCATGAAATGAAAAATGGATTCCAGGGTTTCGTCGTCCAGGTGCCACTGGCCGCCGTGGGCCAGGGCGGCCGGCGATGTGATCGATAACAAACCGATTGCCGATAGTTTGCGCATTTTGATGGATGAGAGGTTGAAAAAATTATTATGGAAAGTAACGATAAATGGCTTTGCGATGCAAAATACGCACAAAGATGACTCGAGTATCTATGATTGCAAGACCTATCCGATAGTTGCCGATTCGGATTCGATAGTAGCTGGAAAACCTTTAAGTTTTGTCAGATTTGGAATCTCATGCTTAGATGAGGCGTTTTGGGTCTCGTTAATCAGTTGCTTGACTCGGCGGCGAAGCGATGCATCTTGAATATGTTTCAAATCCTTGGCGAAACGGGATTCAAAAGCGACATCCATAAATTATTCCTCAAGGATTGCCCGGATTTTATCTTCGGATACAAATTCATCCCGGCGGCCTGCTTGGATTGCTTTTTCGAAAGCAACTTCTTCCAATGCTTCCAGTAAGACTTCTTGAAATTCAGGACGCCGCTCTTGCAATAGTTCAATTAAAGCTTCCTTAAGTAAGGTCTTGGTTTGTTCGGAATCAGGTAGCGTATCGGTAGCCATAGCTAGAATCTCCAACTGAATTCAGGGTTTTATCATACCTCTGTTCTCACGCAGAATGGCTAAAATGCGCTCAAAATCCTCCGGCAGCGGGCTCTCCCAGCCCAGTTCCTCGCCGGTTTCGGGATGGGTCAGGGAAAGCCTGGCGGCGTGCAGGGCCTGGCGCTTGAACCCGCGCAACGCTTCGATCAGTTCATCGCTCGCGCCGGGCGGCAGGCGAAGGCGGCCGTATTGCGGGTCGCCCACCAGCGGGTAGCGCAAGTAGGCCATGTGGACGCGGATCTGGTGGGTGCGGCCGGTTTCCAATTGCACCCGGATCAAGGTGTGATGGGGGAAGCGTTCGGCCACTCGATAATGGGTGATCGCCTCCTTGCCGCCCTCGACCACCGCGAACCGCTTGCGGTCCACCGGATGGCGGCCGATGGGGGCGTTCACGGTACCGCCGGCGGTCATGCGTCCCTGCACCAGCGCCAGATATTCCCGCTTCACCGTCCGGGCCTGAAGTTGATCCACCAGGCCTTTATGGGCCTTGAGGGATTTGGCCACCACGAGCAGGCCCGAGGTTTCCTTGTCCAGCCGATGGACGATCCCGGCGCGGGGCAGGCTGGCCAATTGCGGGGCGTGGTGGAGGAGGGCGTTTTGCAGGGTGCCGTCCCGGTGGCCGGCGGCGGGGTGAACCACCAAACCGGCGGGTTTGTTCAGAACGATCAAATGCTCGTCCTCGAAGACGATTGCCAAAGGAATCGCCTGGGGGAGGAATTCCCCCCGCGGCTCCTCCACGGCTTCCAACTCGATCCATTCGCCGCCCTGGAGTTTGTCCCGCGGCCGCAGCGCTTCGCCGTCGACCTTCACCCGCCCCTGCTTGACCCATTGCTGGAGACGGCTGCGGGAATAATCCGGAAAGAGCTGCGCCAGGGCCTGATCCAGGCGCAGGCCGGCCATGTCTTCGGGGACGGTGCGGGAGAGGAGGGAGGTTCGGGTGGTCATGGTTTCGGTGTTTCGGTTCAAAAGTCCGCCGGGCTGATCACCGGCGGCAAGCCCGGCTTATTGAGGACATGGGTGTAGATCATGGTGGTGGAGACGTCGGCGTGGCCGAGCAGCTCCTGCACGGTGCGAATGTCATAGCCGGCTTCCAGGAGATGGGTGGCGAACGAATGGCGCAAGGCGTGGCTGTTGACCCGCTTGGGGATGTCAGTCTTTTGCGCCGCCTTGTGGATGGCTTTTTGCAGGGTGTTTTCGTGGATGTGGTGGCGGCGCACTTGTCCCGAGCGCGGATCGCGGGCGAGCCGCGCCGAGGCGAAGACGTATTGCCAGCGCCAGTCGGTGGAGGCTTGGGGGTATTTGCGCGCCAAGGCATCGGGCAGATGGACGTGAACCGGCCCGGCGAGCCGGTCGGCCTCGAATTGGCGGCGGCGTTCGGCAAGATGGGCCTGCAAGTCTTCCTTGAAGCTCATCGGAAGCGGCACCACGCGGTCCTTGCGTCCCTTGCCGTCGCGCACCACGATCAGGGAGCGCTCGAAATCCACGTCCTGAACCCTTAATCGCACCAGTTCAAGCAGCCTCGTGCCGGTACCGTACATGAGCCCCGCCATCAACCGGTGGATTCCCTCGAGGGCGTCGAGCAGGCGCTTGATTTCCTCCCGGCTCAGCACGACCGGAATGCGGCGGGTTCGCTTGGCGGGCCGGAAACCTTCGGTGAGCGCGAATTCCCGTGCCAGTACGTGTTTGTAGAAGAAGCTCAGGGCATTGAGGGCTTGTCTCTGGGTGCTCTGGGAGATCCGCCGTTCCACTGTCAGATGGGAGAGAAAGGTTCCGGCATCCCCCGAGTCCAATTCCGCCGGCGGCTTGCCCGCAAAAGCCAGAAAGCGCATCACCCAGTCGCGGTAGGCGTTTTCGGTGCGGATGGAATAGTGCTGGCTGCGCAGGAGGCGCACCGTCTTCGTCACCGCCGCCTCGCCGTCGGAATCCAGGGATTTGGTCCGGCTGTTCTTTTGGATCAGGGCCTCAGGCGGAGATTCCTTCGCCAGGGTGGGGTGGTTCGCGGGCAAGGTTTCCAGCCCCGCCTCCCCCCAATAGTTCCAGTCCACCTCCATGGCCTGGGTGTTTCGGACGAGATCGACCAGCAGCAGGCGGATGGCATCGACTTTCTGTCTGATCTGCCAGCCCGGCATTTGTGTTTGACGAGTCAGGTTTTGCAGGTAGTTGCAGATATCCTCTCTGTTCAACTTCCGGAGGCTCTTTCCCGGAAAAGCGGCCAGCAACTCTTCGACATGGCGCACGTACCAGCGCCGGTAATGCTCGGGGACTCCCTGGCGGCTTAGCAGATCAAGGTAGCGTTGCCAGTTGGAGGGGCGGTAGGTCTCTGGGTTTGGAGTTGTCGATGAGTTTTTACGTATGATATTTTTACCCATAAAACTCATATTAGATGAATAGGCAGAATCTGTCTATTGCCCTAATTAGAGATTTCTGTCTATTGAACTGTTATGCCCTAGGAAGATGACTATGGATATCGAAGCCTATATTGAAGAAGAGCAGGAGTGGCTTGGTGATTGGCCCAAGGAGCCAGAAGACCGATATGGTAATCGACAATATTTCACTTTGGCAAAGGAACTGGTGGAAAACGTTCGTAATCGCTCTATTTGTAATGGAACTAGACCAGCAGACTATTGGAAGAAGATCACGGAAGCCCGGGAAATTTTTGATGATCTTCGTACCTGGTTAAATTACGAAGACAACATGACTGAAAAGCAGAAGGAAGAATTCAGCGAGCAAACATTTTGGCTTCATAAGGAGATTTATCAAGGAGGTCTTCTCAATAAGAAACAGGAAGTGTGGCCAATCGCAAGAGATGAACTGATTTCTGATACCGTACGTTATCTTCAAACACCTTTAATGTGGTCGGATAGATTGGACTATTTGTTAACAGATGCGCTGCTATATGCAGAAGTATCTGCGTACCGTGAAAGCTTGCTGTCAAAAGAGCGCTTTCCTGAGATTTATGGAACGAAGCTTAGTACAGGACAAAATCTGTAACCTACTGATAGTATGGGGATCATTTGATGATTTTCACCCTATCCTTGATATGAATGATTCCGTTTCTGCGCTTCGGGCCGTATTGGCTGAGCATCTCCCCTGGCATGGTGCCCGCTTGAACTTTCTGGCTCAGTTTCTGTTGGCCTTGTTCCAGGTACGCAGCGTCAATCTGGCCGAATTGGCCACGGCTTTCCGTGGCAAGGCGCAAGTGGCTTCGCACTATAAGCGTTTGCAGCGGTTCTTTCGGGGCTTTACGATCAACTATGACGTGCTGGCGCGGCTGCTGGTGCATTTGTTTGCGGTGGGTGAAGGGCCGTGGTATCTGACCTTGGATCGTACCAATTGGAAATTGGGTAAGATCGAAATCAATTTTCTGGTGTTGGGCATTGCCCAGAAGGGGATGGCCTTGCCGGTGCTGTGGACGGTGTTGGGCAAAGCGGGCAATTCTCATACCGACCAGCGCATCGAATTGATGCAACGCTTTCTGGCGAACTTTGGTAAAACCCGCATCCGGGCGCTGTTGGCCGATCGAGAGTTTGTCGGTCAAAAATGGTTTACCTGGCTTCAGACCCAGGGCATTCCCTTTCATATTCGGATCAAGGAAAACACCCGAATTCCCAACACCTGGAATCGCGCCACCCCAGCCTGGCTGTTCTTTAGATCGCTTAGGCCCGGACAGATGCGTCACTTGGAAGGGCGTCGACCGGTCTGGGACTGCTTTATTCATATATCGGCTTTGCGGCTGGCCGATAACGAACTTTTGATCGTGGCAACTCACGGTGCGCCCCAGAGCGAGGCGTTCACCGCCTATGGGCAGCGTTGGGAAATCGAAACCCTGTTCGGCGCCTTGAAGTCCCGCGGCTTCAATTTGGAGGACACCCATCTGACTCATCCCGACCGCCTCAGCAAACTGCTGGCGCTTTTGGCGCTCGCCTTTGCTTGGAGTTGGCGTACCGGTGAGGTACTGACTGAACAAAAGCCCATTGAGGTAAAAAAACGCTCCAGCGACCGGTCAAGTCCGTCTTCCGACATGGCCTCGATTTCATCCGCAATCTCCTCTTCAACCTCTTCGATCGATGGACGGATTTTCTATGGCTATTGAAGTTTTTTGTCCCGTACTGAGGGAACGAAGTGGAAAAACTTTTTCAGGGTCGCCATCTTTATAGTTAAGTGGTTAGCAATATCATCTGCTCTACTAATTTCATATCAAGAAAGCAGAGATGTATTTATTTTGATCGGGATAGCAGTTATTGCATATCAGTCGGTGAAAGCAGTTAAGGCTACTACGGAAAATAAGGAGTGGGATTTGTATGCAGAGATGGTGGGTGTCTATCAGCACTGTGCCTACAAGAATTATAACGCCTCCGTTATATGGGACATGTGTAAGAAAGTGCGTGACAAAGGTGCTGTATTTGATGGCGTTATGTATGACTTACTTGAAAAACAAATTAAAAAGGCATAACAACAGCTTTAACCCGGACGCATTTTCCGCTCGCTACAAATGCGCCTGTTAAGCTGGACGTTAGGTACGTAAATACTATATAGGGCGTCATAATGAAAAACGTAATCTTGATATCACTCGCAGTTTTCGTAGTAAGCTTCGCTGTATCCTTTTTGCCACGATATTTTAACGAACAAAATACCATACATGAATTAAAAGATGTTCGCTCGAAACAGCAGATAGAAGCTAAACGGCGATTAAGAGATCTTGAGTACAGATACGAGTCGGTGCTCCCACCCATCAGCAAGCAAATGGATGAGATTGAGAGGCTTAAGAATAGTGTGGGAGAAAAAAATGCAGTAATTTTAGACGTCGCATCAGCTCGACTTTCCCCATTATGCGGCATAGCACATTATCTCGATACAGCGGGTCAGTAATGGGTTGGGATTTTTTTCCACGTCGGTGGCTGGCGGCGACCTGGAAAAAAGGTGTGCACTCCACAGGTGACGGCGTACCAAGGCCAACGCATCGATAAAGGTCGGGTGAGTTTTGCGATACCAGGCAGCGGTACGCACCGGCATCGCCTGGTTGGCGACCAGCCGATCGGCCATGAGGGTGACCAGGGAGAACAAGCCGAGCAGGATGGGCGTGGTCCGGGCGATCGCCCGCCTTGACCATTGGCGCTGCGTTTCCAGTCCCAAGTGGGCACGGGTTTCTTCGAAGGTGACCTCGACCTGCCAACGGCGGATAAACCACTGGACGATCTCTGTCGGCGCGGCCTTCGGATCCGTGCACAACAGCGCTTGGGCCTGGAAGCGCTGGAGCGGATCGCGGATCAGCACCCAACGGAGCGGTACGGGCGGTTTGCCCGCGTGGTACCACACCGCCGTGCCCGAGGCGATTTCCACCGGGCGGTCGGATTCGCCATACCACCGCGCAACGGTCAAGCGTTGCCAACGGGTCGCCGGGTCGGCGGCCACTTGCGCCAGCGTGGGGAGCCGTTTCCCCTTTTTGCGCGGTCGTCCAGAGCGGCCCGGTCGCGGCGGCGGGGCCGGTTCGTACAACGCCGCATCCAACCGCAGCCGGGTCACGACACTGAACCGGTCCCCAGTGACGGCCGCCAAAAGATCCAAGGCCGCAAAGCTCTGATCGGCGACCACCACGATCGAGCGGGTGGGCAACCAGCGCCGGACCATCCGCAAGAGCTGCCGGGCCCGCTCGGTCAAGGATCGATGCGCACGCCGATAGCGCCGATAGTAGCGCTCCGAGGGGCATAGCGAGGTCAGAAAAGGAAGCGCCCAAACCCGATGGGCCCAAGGGATCGGCACCAACAGCATCAGGCTCAACCAGCGCAGGCCGCTGGCTTTCACAAAATGCCCCCGGCTGGAGCGGACCGGGTCCCGGTAGATCCCCCGAGCACCAATCTTGCGCCCCCACCGTCGCTCAATCGTGTCATCCAATCCCATCACCAAGGGTCCCTGCCAGGCAAACGCCTGGATTAACAGCCCCAACAACAGGCGACTGCTGGCCAGCCCAGACCACCGCGCCCGGCTGAGCACCCGATGGTAGTTCTTGAACCGTCGCTCCTCGCCGAGCCCCATCACCCGAAGCACTGCCGCCACCGTGCGTCGACCAGGCGTGAGGATCGCACCTATCAGTAACACTTGCGCCCGTTGCCATACCCTTTTGCTGAACAGCGGTGCAAACACCTTTATAATCGACAAGACGTCGGGAGGTAATCCGCCCATCTGAAGAACCTCTTTTTGGTCGAAGATGATTCTTCATAGGTGGTTATCTCCCGGCCCTTATACAACCCCTCAAATGGGGAAAGTCGAGATCAGAGATTATGCAAGAAATGGCATTACTTATTTCTCAGTTAGAAAACACTGATAAGTCCTTCGCAACAAATTGACATGCATTAAAATGACGTTTTTTTGAACTGAGGGACAAGCGGACAATGGGCGTGAAAGCGATAGAATTGAGCGAAGGCGAGCGGGAAACGCTGCGGGCGATTATCAAAAAAGGCGTGGATTGGCGGGAGCGTGACCGAGCGGAAACGATCTTGGCCTTGTCGGAGGGGCGGACGGTGGCGGAGGTTGCGGAAACGCAAGGGGTGAAGCCGGAAACGGTGCGGGTGCGGCGGCGGAAATGGCTGAAAAGAGGTTTTGCGAGCTTGCCGGACCGGCAACGCAGCGGGGCGCCCAGCAAACTGACGGACGAACACCGCGTGCAGTTGAGGTGCTGGGTCGAGGCGGAGCCGTTGACGGCGCGCGTCCTACTGACGCGGCTGGAGCGGGAATTTGGCGTGAAGATCGGCGCGACGACGCTGCGCAACGAATTGAAGCGCCTGGGCTATGTCTGGAAGCGCACGCGCTACTGTTTAAAAAAAAGCGTGATGAAGGACGTTTTGAGCAAGCCCAGCGGGATATCGCCGAACTGATGACCCAGGCCCAGGCGGGTGCAATCGAACTGGCTTACGTGGACGAGGCGGGTTTTGCGCCGCAACCGCCGAACCGCTCGGCGTGGACGGCGAAAGGCGAGACGCACGCCGTTGCACCCAAGCGGGCAAAGCGTCTGAACGTGATCGGCGCGTTACTGTCGTCGGGCAGACTGTTTATGACCAAACTGTGGTGGAACGTCAGCGGACTGTACTTTTTTGCCTTCCTGATGGCGCTCGTGGAGCGTGTCAAGAAGCCGTTGGTGGTGATTTTGGATAACGCCTCGATCCATACCGCCAAGTCCTTGCAGCCATATTGGGAACTGCTGGAAGAAAAAGGGTTGCGTTTCTACTTCCTGCCCCCTTATAGCCCGGAGTTGAACCGCATCGAAATGTTATGGCGTAAGATGAAATACGAATGGCTCCCGTTCAAGACGTTCACGCCGGAAGAACTCGAACAGGCAATCGGTGAAATCGGGGCCGGTTTTGGCTCGGAATACATGCTGACTTTCTGATAAGCACTTAAGGAGGCATCTACAGCTTTTGAGTTTGGCTCATTGCGCACGCCGGAGGATATTGGTGAGTCAATAAAGAAAGTAGAGCAGGCAGAACAAGCTGCCAATACAATGGATCAAGCAATCAGAGAGATGGGTCCAAGATTGAAAGAGGCTCTTACTATGCGCAATGTATCACCTGCGGATATTAATTCAGCGATGCGAGGGTTTTATCGAACCGCAGATATAGAGAGAAAAAGTGAATTATATAAAATGAACGCGAAATTCTGGAAAGAAGTTAAGTTACTTCTGCACATTCTTGAAAGGGAATGGGGCGCGTGGGAATACGATGAGGTGGAGGGTGAGGTGCTTTTTGATTCTGACAATGCAATTATAGAATTCAATAACACCATGGAACGAATTGATAATCTTGCAACCAATATCGAGGAATTACAACTTGCGATTTTAAGAAAGCAAGCAGGTGAAGAAAATTAGCGCACCTAACACTGCACTGCACCCGACCTCCTACGTCGGCGGGTGAGTTTGGTCGTTAGACATCTTTATTGAGGTCCCATGCACGTATTTGTAGATACCAATATCCTGCTCAGCTTTTATCACTATTCAAGTGATGAGCTTGACGCTCTCAATGACGTATTTGCCAACCATGAACATGGCTCGGCGACTGTATACGTTACGGAGCAAGTGAAGGACGAATTTGTTCGGAATAGAGATGGAAAGATTAAGGATGCACTGAAGAAGTTTCAGGACTCAAAGATTCACCTGCAGTTCCCTTCTTTTATGAAGGGCTATGAAGAATATGGTCGCTTGCGTGAAATTGCAGCTGAAGCTAAGGAGCTGAACAAAAACATTCTAGACAAGGTCAATGAAGCCATAGAAAGCGAAGAATTACGTGCAGATCAATTAATTACTTCAATTTTTTCTGAGTCTAGCTCCACCAAAGTCACTGCCAAACGTCTAGAGGCTGCAAATATTCGCCTTGCGCGGGGGAATCCACCTGGAAAGAATGGCTCGCTTGGTGATGCAATAAATTGGGAAATCCTTTTGGAGAAAGTGCCTGATAATAACGATATTCATATCATTTCGGCAGATGGTGATTTCTATTCAACGCTCAATGAAGAGAAGCCAAGTGCGTTTATCACGAAGGAGTGGAAGAGAAAGAAAAAGGGGGATGTTTTCGTTTACAGAACTCTTTCCGCTTTCACGAAGGAGCACTTTGATGGAATCGCATTTTCGTATGACAAAGATAAACAAGAGCTTATCGATGAGCTCGAGTTATCCGGTAGTTTCGCTAGAACCCATGAACTGATTGCACGCTTATCCGCATACAGCTATTTTTCGTTAAAAGAAGTTGAAGAAATTCTTGATGCCGCTGAAGGAAATAGCCAATTCGGATGGATCGTTACGGATTACGATGTATCGGATTTCTTGAATAAGCATGCAGTTCCGCGTTTGTCCGATTTGAAAAAGGACGCCCACAAAGAGATCGTAACAAGTGTCATTGAGGAACAAAAGGAGCGTGCAGCCGATGCCTAACAAAGCCATGGAAAGGGACGCACTTTCCGCTACGCGCGTTGCGCTCCACTCCAAATGCGCCCCTCATGGTTGGCGTTAGCTCCCAAAGGAAACTATGAATAAATTTTATATTATTGCCCTCTGTTTTTTGCTGTTTGGCTGTAAAAAATCGGCAGAGCAAATTACGAGTACTACGGTTAGTGTTTACTTAAATGAGAGCAACTGCACGATATATGAAAAAATAGTGGCTGGCTCTTTGGCAAAGCATCAAATCATTATTCTGGAAGCAGCTCCTGTATTCAGCTTATATCAGTCAAGAAAAGCAGATGAAAAGCTACTCCGATTCTTTGTTGAAAAGTATCAAAAACAGGATGGTATCCTTTCCGAAGAGGATAAGAATGAGCTGGCTAATTTACAGTCATCACATATATCTTGGGCCAACATGACCAAAGAAACCCAGGACTTCACCTATAATTTGGTATTTAACGGATGCCAACCAAAGAGCTAACAAGCGCTATCACGCGGAGCAATTTTCCGCTGGCGCTCCAAATTGCCCGGTGTAGCGGGCGATAGGACAGACCGCTTGCGCGGTCTGTCCTATCGGATCAGCTGTTGAGTTCCGCTGCGCTTCACTCGCCCGGCTTGATAGCCGCCGCGCTTCGCGCTCTGCCTATCGAACAAGGTTAGGTCGTGAGAGCGAAGCGAACCACGATCTGAACCGTTTGTTGGACAAGCCCGGTTCCGAATGAGTTGCCCTTTATGAAAATATCTTTTCTGACGCCGGGGGGGTAAAGGCTTGACCCCGACGGGCAAGCCCCAAATTGGGGGATTGGTCGCCGCTGGTGCGGCGGCGAAAGCACAGAAATCCGGGATTTTTCGCTGTTTTGCCCTGGATTCGGGACGAACGCGCCCCTCTGCCGAAATTCGCAGATTGCCCGAACGCCTGTGCTGGGAGAGTAGGTTTACATCACCAAGGCCTCCGTCGACGCGTCGGGTGGATACGGGGGTGAAAGCAATGAGAGGATTCGCGTTCGCACGATCCTCATCTCGCCGCCGCAGGAGGGACACCGGAGCGGTGGTCGTTTTCTGACGATAGCCAAGGCAGGGCTTGGGTTGAGCTTGAAG from Methylohalobius crimeensis 10Ki harbors:
- the pgeF gene encoding peptidoglycan editing factor PgeF — translated: MNFIAADWPAPDSIRAAVTLRTGGISRGPYASWNLADHVGDDPDCVARNRQILRERLALPSEPVWLRQVHGNRVIRVDREEGDKAEDICIPLSPTLSPNGGEGTVGGKLTASPERLSPDTLSPAADAAFTSRPNLVLAVLTADCLPILLTDGTACAAVHAGWRGLLAGIVDNALAVPPWRHPPMAWLGPAIGPEAFEVGAEVKDAFLNRNPDFAAAFRPAGETNRNLGRRSITYLADLYLLARLILQSHGVEAVYGGRFCTHGDRQRFYSYRRDGVCGRMASLIWRA
- the rluD gene encoding 23S rRNA pseudouridine(1911/1915/1917) synthase RluD, whose protein sequence is MTTRTSLLSRTVPEDMAGLRLDQALAQLFPDYSRSRLQQWVKQGRVKVDGEALRPRDKLQGGEWIELEAVEEPRGEFLPQAIPLAIVFEDEHLIVLNKPAGLVVHPAAGHRDGTLQNALLHHAPQLASLPRAGIVHRLDKETSGLLVVAKSLKAHKGLVDQLQARTVKREYLALVQGRMTAGGTVNAPIGRHPVDRKRFAVVEGGKEAITHYRVAERFPHHTLIRVQLETGRTHQIRVHMAYLRYPLVGDPQYGRLRLPPGASDELIEALRGFKRQALHAARLSLTHPETGEELGWESPLPEDFERILAILRENRGMIKP
- a CDS encoding integron integrase codes for the protein MGKNIIRKNSSTTPNPETYRPSNWQRYLDLLSRQGVPEHYRRWYVRHVEELLAAFPGKSLRKLNREDICNYLQNLTRQTQMPGWQIRQKVDAIRLLLVDLVRNTQAMEVDWNYWGEAGLETLPANHPTLAKESPPEALIQKNSRTKSLDSDGEAAVTKTVRLLRSQHYSIRTENAYRDWVMRFLAFAGKPPAELDSGDAGTFLSHLTVERRISQSTQRQALNALSFFYKHVLAREFALTEGFRPAKRTRRIPVVLSREEIKRLLDALEGIHRLMAGLMYGTGTRLLELVRLRVQDVDFERSLIVVRDGKGRKDRVVPLPMSFKEDLQAHLAERRRQFEADRLAGPVHVHLPDALARKYPQASTDWRWQYVFASARLARDPRSGQVRRHHIHENTLQKAIHKAAQKTDIPKRVNSHALRHSFATHLLEAGYDIRTVQELLGHADVSTTMIYTHVLNKPGLPPVISPADF
- a CDS encoding IS4 family transposase — its product is MNDSVSALRAVLAEHLPWHGARLNFLAQFLLALFQVRSVNLAELATAFRGKAQVASHYKRLQRFFRGFTINYDVLARLLVHLFAVGEGPWYLTLDRTNWKLGKIEINFLVLGIAQKGMALPVLWTVLGKAGNSHTDQRIELMQRFLANFGKTRIRALLADREFVGQKWFTWLQTQGIPFHIRIKENTRIPNTWNRATPAWLFFRSLRPGQMRHLEGRRPVWDCFIHISALRLADNELLIVATHGAPQSEAFTAYGQRWEIETLFGALKSRGFNLEDTHLTHPDRLSKLLALLALAFAWSWRTGEVLTEQKPIEVKKRSSDRSSPSSDMASISSAISSSTSSIDGRIFYGY
- a CDS encoding IS701 family transposase; this translates as MGGLPPDVLSIIKVFAPLFSKRVWQRAQVLLIGAILTPGRRTVAAVLRVMGLGEERRFKNYHRVLSRARWSGLASSRLLLGLLIQAFAWQGPLVMGLDDTIERRWGRKIGARGIYRDPVRSSRGHFVKASGLRWLSLMLLVPIPWAHRVWALPFLTSLCPSERYYRRYRRAHRSLTERARQLLRMVRRWLPTRSIVVVADQSFAALDLLAAVTGDRFSVVTRLRLDAALYEPAPPPRPGRSGRPRKKGKRLPTLAQVAADPATRWQRLTVARWYGESDRPVEIASGTAVWYHAGKPPVPLRWVLIRDPLQRFQAQALLCTDPKAAPTEIVQWFIRRWQVEVTFEETRAHLGLETQRQWSRRAIARTTPILLGLFSLVTLMADRLVANQAMPVRTAAWYRKTHPTFIDALALVRRHLWSAHLFSRSPPATDVEKNPNPLLTRCIEIMCYAA
- a CDS encoding helix-turn-helix domain-containing protein; translation: MGVKAIELSEGERETLRAIIKKGVDWRERDRAETILALSEGRTVAEVAETQGVKPETVRVRRRKWLKRGFASLPDRQRSGAPSKLTDEHRVQLRCWVEAEPLTARVLLTRLEREFGVKIGATTLRNELKRLGYVWKRTRYCLKKSVMKDVLSKPSGISPN
- a CDS encoding IS630 family transposase; amino-acid sequence: MTQAQAGAIELAYVDEAGFAPQPPNRSAWTAKGETHAVAPKRAKRLNVIGALLSSGRLFMTKLWWNVSGLYFFAFLMALVERVKKPLVVILDNASIHTAKSLQPYWELLEEKGLRFYFLPPYSPELNRIEMLWRKMKYEWLPFKTFTPEELEQAIGEIGAGFGSEYMLTF
- a CDS encoding PIN domain-containing protein; protein product: MHVFVDTNILLSFYHYSSDELDALNDVFANHEHGSATVYVTEQVKDEFVRNRDGKIKDALKKFQDSKIHLQFPSFMKGYEEYGRLREIAAEAKELNKNILDKVNEAIESEELRADQLITSIFSESSSTKVTAKRLEAANIRLARGNPPGKNGSLGDAINWEILLEKVPDNNDIHIISADGDFYSTLNEEKPSAFITKEWKRKKKGDVFVYRTLSAFTKEHFDGIAFSYDKDKQELIDELELSGSFARTHELIARLSAYSYFSLKEVEEILDAAEGNSQFGWIVTDYDVSDFLNKHAVPRLSDLKKDAHKEIVTSVIEEQKERAADA